The following coding sequences are from one Rutidosis leptorrhynchoides isolate AG116_Rl617_1_P2 chromosome 11, CSIRO_AGI_Rlap_v1, whole genome shotgun sequence window:
- the LOC139876408 gene encoding probable aquaporin PIP2-5: protein MTKDVEVAEHHGGGGGGDYSGKDYQDPPPSPLFDAEELTKWSFYRALIAEFVATLLFLYVTVLTVIGYKSTTDPNLNTDQCGGVGILGIAWAFGGMIFILVYCTAGISGGHINPAVTFGLFLARKVSLIRALGYMIAQCLGAICGVGLVKAFQSSYYNRYGGGANVLADGYNKGTGLGAEIIGTFVLVYTVFSATDPKRSARDSHVPVLAPLPIGFAVFMVHLATIPITGTGINPARSFGAAVIFNNDKAWDDQWIFWVGPFIGAFAAAVYHQFVLRAAAIKALGSFRSNA, encoded by the exons ATGACTAAAGACGTTGAAGTGGCTGAGCACCATGGCGGCGGTGGCGGCGGCGATTACTCCGGTAAGGACTACCAGGATCCACCTCCTTCACCACTATTTGACGCAGAAGAACTCACCAAATGGTCGTTTTATCGAGCACTTATTGCTGAATTTGTTGCTACTCTTCTTTTCCTATACGTCACCGTTTTAACGGTTATTGGGTACAAAAGCACGACTGATCCGAATTTGAATACCGATCAGTGTGGTGGTGTTGGTATTCTTGGTATTGCTTGGGCGTTTGGTGGAATGATTTTTATCCTTGTTTACTGCACCGCCGGTATTTCAG GAGGACACATTAACCCGGCTGTAACATTCGGTTTGTTTTTGGCAAGGAAGGTGTCATTAATAAGGGCGTTGGGGTACATGATAGCACAATGTTTGGGTGCAATTTGTGGTGTTGGTTTGGTTAAAGCTTTCCAAAGCTCATACTACAACCGGTACGGTGGTGGTGCTAACGTGTTAGCCGATGGTTACAACAAGGGAACCGGACTTGGTGCTGAGATCATCGGCACCTTTGTCTTGGTTTACACCGTCTTCTCGGCTACTGATCCTAAGAGAAGTGCACGAGACTCGCATGTTCCT GTATTGGCACCACTGCCCATAGGATTTGCAGTGTTCATGGTGCACTTAGCCACCATTCCCATCACCGGCACCGGAATCAACCCCGCCAGAAGTTTTGGTGCCGCCGTGATTTTCAACAACGACAAGGCATGGGATGATCAA TGGATATTCTGGGTGGGACCATTCATCGGAGCCTTTGCCGCCGCGGTCTACCACCAGTTTGTACTAAGAGCTGCAGCTATCAAAGCACTTGGTTCGTTCAGAAGCAATGCTTAA